In Streptomyces sp. DG2A-72, one genomic interval encodes:
- a CDS encoding acyl carrier protein — translation MDVEHVDVWEALRPLCARVMSVPVEAVVPQARLVADLGADSLDITELQAASEDEFGVSLRGTDTSGVSTVGDVADLIVRLRTHAGNGPLAAR, via the coding sequence ATGGACGTGGAACACGTGGACGTATGGGAAGCGCTGCGCCCGCTGTGCGCGCGGGTGATGTCGGTGCCGGTGGAGGCGGTCGTGCCGCAGGCCCGGCTCGTCGCCGATCTGGGCGCCGACAGTCTGGACATCACCGAGCTGCAGGCGGCGTCGGAGGACGAGTTCGGGGTGTCCCTGCGTGGAACCGACACCTCCGGGGTGTCCACCGTGGGTGATGTCGCCGACCTCATCGTGAGGCTGCGCACCCACGCCGGCAACGGCCCCCTCGCCGCCCGGTGA